One Lucilia cuprina isolate Lc7/37 chromosome 4, ASM2204524v1, whole genome shotgun sequence DNA segment encodes these proteins:
- the LOC111677315 gene encoding uncharacterized protein LOC111677315: MNNTGAATISLLCLLLWGSLIKAQVILKTCSRDNLLDCPNNSLCTQINVDHNEALKCICIENYQLNPNWSEYQHLNNSILLQEHYCLASKDTAETKQPNKLLVYIRSPARKEHLAYGILMVLAAAALATAVLYGIKVLKPLKKTKAVYQQLKYKRRNITPLQELDELEMNRRYEMQTI; the protein is encoded by the exons atgaatAATACGGGAGCTGCAACAATAAGCTTATTATGTCTTCTCTTATGGGGTTCTTTAATAAAAGCTCAAGTGATAT taaaaacttgTTCGCGTGATAATCTCTTGGATTGCCCCAACAACTCATTGTGCACACAAATCAATGTCGATCACAATGAAgctttaaaatgtatttgtatagaGAATTATCAATTAAATCCAAATTGGTCGGAATATCAACATCTCAATAATTCCATACTGCTGCAGGAGCACTATTGTCTAGCTAGCAAAGATACTGCTGAAACAAAGCAGCCAAATAAACTATTAGTTTATATACGTTCACCAGCTAGAAAGGAACATTTAGCTTATGGCATATTAATGGTCTTGGCGGCTGCTGCTTTAGCTACTGCTGTCCTTTAtggtattaaagttttaaaacccctaaagaaaacaaaagctgTTTATCagcaattaaaatataaacgaagAAATATAACACCACTACAAGAACTGGATGAATTGGAAATGAATAGACGTTATGAAATGCAAACAATATAA
- the LOC111677328 gene encoding beta-1,4-galactosyltransferase 4: MNIKLFQRKYHPAEVVAKITCTILLIYAVLPHRFASHYEYLDVEDIPEALVAQVTTNISQQHMEECQYEEILKENTYMFTPHYREELLNAEEILAGGEYYPEHCRARFSTAIIVPYRQREEQLHKFLIYMHNYLRHQDIHYRIFLIEQYDQKPFNRAKLFNIGSIIAAEHEFPCLVLHDVDLLPLNLGSLYACTDLPRHMCAALDMWRFHLPYRGLFGGVVSIRTQQFRTINGMSNMYEGWGGEDDDLFERLKSRHINICRFAPQLNEYTMLRHKPEKKNENRVELLRSGALRFNTDGLNSLVYTEKGRRIHSLFTHILVQT; this comes from the coding sequence atgaacattaaattattCCAAAGAAAATATCATCCTGCTGAAGTAGTGGCCAAAATAACCTGCACAATATTACTAATCTATGCTGTGTTACCGCATCGTTTTGCCTCGCATTATGAGTACCTGGATGTGGAAGATATACCGGAAGCCTTAGTTGCTCAAGTAACCACAAATATATCACAACAACACATGGAAGAGTGTCAGTACGAAGAGATTCTCAAAGagaatacatatatgtttacaCCACACTATCGGGAAGAGCTGCTAAATGCGGAGGAGATTCTAGCGGGTGGTGAATATTATCCCGAGCACTGTCGTGCCCGGTTTAGTACCGCCATAATAGTGCCTTATCGGCAGCGTGAGGAGCAATTgcataagtttttaatttacatgCATAACTATTTACGGCATCAGGATATACATTATAGAATATTTCTGATAGAGCAGTACGACCAGAAACCCTTTAATAGGGCAAAACTGTTTAATATTGGCTCAATTATAGCGGCAGAACATGAATTTCCCTGCTTAGTATTGCATGATGTCGATTTGTTGCCTTTAAATTTGGGCAGTTTATATGCCTGCACCGATTTACCTCGTCACATGTGTGCTGCCTTAGATATGTGGCGTTTTCATTTACCCTATCGTGGCCTCTTTGGTGGTGTCGTTTCGATACGGACCCAACAGTTTCGCACCATAAATGGCATGTCGAATATGTACGAAGGTTGGGGTGGTGAAGATGATGATCTATTTGAACGTCTAAAGTCACGCCATATAAACATTTGCCGTTTTGCACCACAACTAAATGAATACACTATGCTACGTCATAAACCTGAGAAGAAAAATGAAAATCGTGTAGAACTTTTACGTTCGGGAGCATTACGTTTCAATACGGATGGTTTAAATTCTTTAGTATATACGGAAAAGGGTCGACGTATTCATAGTTTATTTACGCATATTTTGGTACAGACATAA